Proteins from one Triticum aestivum cultivar Chinese Spring chromosome 7A, IWGSC CS RefSeq v2.1, whole genome shotgun sequence genomic window:
- the LOC123151690 gene encoding uncharacterized protein isoform X2: MAADKAMITRLWGATLAMVLGMALALGVAREVVLAVALGAAPVVASVAASTRLPAVASVAEPVVASAVQPVVAVDIATWTRLRAVAPVVQQDVAVEPEVGVGWATSKRPWSLVSDMAPGLASGMEPDVAAAY, translated from the coding sequence ATGGCCGCGGACAAGGCAATGATAACACGGCTGTGGGGGGCGACGTTGGCTATGGTGCTGGGCATGGCCTTGGCGTTGGGCGTGGCGCGGGAGGTAGTGCTGGCCGTGGCGTTGGGCGCGGCGCCGGTCGTGGCGTCGGTCGCGGCGTCGACCAGGCTGCCGGCCGTGGCGTCGGTCGCGGAGCCGGTCGTGGCGTCGGCCGTGCAGCCGGTCGTGGCCGTGGACATAGCGACATGGACGAGGTTGCGGGCCGTGGCGCCGGTCGTGCAGCAGGACGTGGCCGTGGAGCCAGAGGTGGGCGTGGGCTGGGCAACGTCCAAGAGGCCGTGGTCATTGGTGTCAGACATGGCACCGGGCCTAGCGTCGGGCATGGAGCCGGACGTGGCCGCCGCATACTAG
- the LOC123151690 gene encoding uncharacterized protein isoform X1, with the protein MDEDSDSDSESESDSDSDNTQARTVDLNHLANIRTRSQYTNKDKRHVYNVLLQKNGRLGRLKHGVSKAVALQCNMSRRSVVRIWKDGMLGGGVNAVINKKKKRCGRKRIEIDTVAMEQIPPQERATLESLSKAMRMSVSTLHPRLKEKFRRRGSRPWWHGPRPPQRRRR; encoded by the exons ATGGACGAGGACTCGGACAGCGACAGCGAGAGCGAGAGCGACTCGGACAGCGACAACACCCAAGCTCGAACGGTGGACCTAA ATCATTTGGCGAACATTCGAACCAGATCTCAGTACACCAACAAGGACAAGCGACATGTTTATAATGTGCTGTTACAGAAAAATGGTCGACTAGGTCGGTTGAAGCATGGAGTGAGCAAGGCCGTGGCACTTCAATGCAATATGTCACGGAGGAGTGTAGTGCGGATATGGAAGGATGGCATGCTTGGTGGAGGTGTAAACGCTGtgatcaacaagaagaagaagcgATGTGGCCGCAAACGGATTGAGATTGACACCGTCGCCATGGAACAAATACCACCGCAAGAAAGGGCAACACTTGAATCCCTTTCGAAGGCTATGCGCATGTCCGTTTCAACCCTGCACCCACGTCTGAAAGAGAAGTTTCGGCGACGAGGATCTCGTCCGTGGTGGCACGGGCCGCGCCCACCGCAGCGCCGACGCCGTTGA